TCCAGGAAATCCCCCAAGGAGAGGTGATATTGCTGAGTGGGACAGCCTGAGGAGAGAGGCTGGGCATGCGTGGGGCATCTGCATCTAGACCCTTACCCCAAGGGTTGAAAAgtcctttctctgtgtgtatgtgctcACACCAAAGGGGTGACATCCTTGAGCAACCTCAGAAAGGAGGAACTGCAGGTGCGGGTAGCTGACACTGGCTTGCAATGACCAGTCTCCTTGTCTGGAAGATGGAGATGTCCAAGTCCCCTTCCATCCTGAATGTCATAGGGCCTGACCACTCTCGAGCCCTAATCCCCTCGCCCTACCCATCCCTTCTGCAAGCCACATTTCCTGTTAGCTCAGGAAAGGCTGAGACTGAGGAGGTGCTGCTTCTCTGGCTGTGTGGATTTGGGCAAAATCACAGCCTTTTCTGTGAAACTGGCCTGCTTGGTTGAGGATCCAGTAATTTTGCCTGAGGGAGGGGCTTTGCTACCATGAAGAGCTTCTTATACCAAGCCCACTGTGTGGGCCAAGGCAAGACAAGCTATGAGAACAGTGCCCCAGAATCCATAGACAAACAAAGGCAGGGACCCTAGGACAGGTTCTTGAGGAGAAGGGAAACAGGGCCCAGAAAGGTCATTGAGGAcccagggaagaggaagggagcagTTGCATGAGCTCGAAGGGCAGAATGCTGCCTGGGGAAGGATGGAGCTGAGACTGCAGACAATACTAACCAGACTCAGAGATTATAAGGAAGAGTTGAGAGTTGATATTCAGCATAACCTATTGAATCGATTGGTCTCCCCTCTCCCTGGTggtcccctccccctctgtccccaTGGGGCTTCGAGGCAGGGGCACAAAGATAAAGACCTCTGTTGCTCTTGAAAGGCTTGGGATCCAGAGTACTTAGAGATCCCAAGATGAAGACCTTAACCCTAATCAAACCACTGAGGGGAAGGGTCTGAGCAGGCTTAACCTTTGGGGTTTTGATGAATGAAAAGGATTTGGAGAGAGGGAGCtgaattcttttgatttttttttttttttctgtgactagCTCCTGGGGcccggggggaggaggaggaggaggaggagggagcctaTCCCATGGGAACGGCCTGAGCATTCCCACTTCCCCTGGAAAGCCCCCTCCTTAGGCCCTCTGGATTGTGGTGTGGACAAAGGCAGAAATTAGCATGAGAATGAGCCCCACACACAGAGGATGAGGTCATtggcctgggtggggaggaggagactaGTCTAAGCAatctgtgagtgtgtgtacacTGCGATAGATCGCTGTGTGGGAATCTGCTTGTGTGTCTATAAGCTCATCTGTGTGTCTCAAATATGTGTGTGATGCTATGTAACCATGTGCGTGATATCTGGGTATGTGATTATGTGATTTCATGTGCACAGCCGAGTATAACCCCAATGTGGCATTTGTGTGATAGTGGTAAAAATGAAGAAGATTCCAGCAATGTCAGGGTTTTTTTCTGGCTGGCTTGCCTACAGGCCTATGGGCAGAGGGCTGacccagtttttcctccctcaTCCCCAGGACCCTCCTAGAGGCTGAGAACTCCCGGCTGCAGGTACCTGGCTGTGGTTCTAAGTCTTCCTTCAGCATCCAGGGTAAGAGTTGGGGCCATGTTTCCCCTCTCCAAAACTCTATCCTTCTTTGCTTTTCATACCCCAGAGCAATTCCTTTCGTGAGAGGCAATAGACTAAGTCTTGACTCCATGGCCCCAAAGAGCCCCGACAAGGTCCATGGACACTCTTGCCAGGAATGGTAACTGCTGTGGCCCCATCCCCCTGCCGATACATACTGACACCATTTCTTCTCTTCCACCTTTCCAGACCCCAAGCTGGTGCTGCATTTTCCTGGGACTCCAGAGGGCCGGTGTCTGGGACCTTTGCTTTCTGTCCTGAGCCCtactcccctctcctcacccttACCTGATACTCTTGAGGCACCTGTTCCAGCCTTTCTGAAGAGCCAGGAATTCCTCCAGGCCCATACCCCCACCTTAGCCAGCACCCCCATTCCACCCACACCTCAGGCTCCCTGCCCTGCTACAGATGGAGATATCAGAGCCCAGGATGCCCCTCTCTCTGTGCTCCAGCCACAGGTTGGGAGGCAACAAGTTCCACAGGCTACACAGCCTGAAGCAGATATAGCTTCCACTGCCAGCATCCTTCCAGGACCAGAGGAATCTGGGGAAAAGCAGCAAGAGGCCAGTATAGGCCAGTCTCCCGAGGATCATACCTCCTTGGCTCCACCGCTTACCCCTGACCACCCCAGTTTAGAGGCCAAAGATGGAGAACCCAGTGAGACTAGAGTATCCAGCAGATTCCAGGAGGAAGGTGAAGGGCAAATGTGGGAGCTGGCACAGAAAGAAATAGCCACAGAAGTGAAAGTGTTAAGCAGCTTGCAGCAGCAAACACAGCAAGAAGAAGGGGATCTGGACATGAGGGAAATTCAGGAAACTCTGGAAAAAGAAACTCTGAAGTCTCTGAAAGAGGAGATTCAAGAGCCACTGATGTTTCTAGAAAAACACAGCCATGAAACACTGAGATCTCTAGAGAAGAATCAAGAGCTATTGAAGTCTTTAGAAGAAAAAGACATGGAGGTAGTGAGAACTCTAGAAAAAGAGACTGTAGAACTACTTAAGCCTATAGGAAAAGAGGACCCACAGCCACTGCAGTCTCCAGAAAAGGAGAATCAAGAACTGATGAGATCTTCTGAAGGtaatctggagacatttttatattcagaagAGGAAAATCAAGAACTAGTGAGGTCTCTAGAAGGGGAGAACCTTCTAGAGTCCTTGAGAGCTCTAGAAAAACAGAGTCAAGAGCCACTGAGGTCTCTAGAAGAAGAGGACCCTAAAACACTGAGAACTCTTGAAAAAGAAAGTCCTGCCTCTCTGAAGTCTCTAGAAGAGGAAAATCGAGAGACCTGCAAACCTCTAGAAAAAGAGAACCAGGAACCACTGAAATCTCTAGAACAAGAGGAACAAGAGAAAATGAGGCCTCTAGAAAAAGAGACTCAACAACTACTGAAGTCTCCAGGAGAAGAAGACCAAATGACATTGAGACCTCTGGAAAAGGTGAAACTAGAGCCACTGAAGTCTCTTGGAAAAGACCAGGGGATATTTAGACCTCTCAAAAAAGAGAATCAAGAATCACTGATATCCCTAGAAGGAGAGAGTGTAGAAGCAGTAAGATGTTTAGAAACAGATAATCTAGAACCACTAAAGTCTTCAGGAGAAGACCTGGACATTTTAAAGTCTACAGAAACTCAAGAGCCATTGTGGTCTCTGGAAGAAAAGAATTGGGAGACAATTAAACCTCTAGAAAAGGAAATTCAAGAACCACTGGGGTATGTGGAAGAGAATCAAGAGTCATTAAAGCCCCTAGAAAAGGAGAATCAAGAATCGCTGAGATCTCTGGGAAATCTGAGAACTCCAGAAGAGGTAGACAAGGAAAGTCAAAGGTTCCTGCAAGAGGAAGAgagcctggagaagggagagagtcAAGAGTCGCTGAGGTCTCTGGAAGAGGAGGGCCAGGAGCTGCTGCTGTCTGCAAATCAGCAGAGGTGGGAAGATATGGCAGTGGGAGACCAAAAACTGGATCAGGAAATGCCTTCTGGGACGGCTGGAGTGGACAATGAGGATGAGGCAGAGCTGGCCCTGAGGGAATGGGATGGCTTCTCTGGAAAGGAGGAatcagcagaggagggagaacTGCAGCTCCCAAGCCCTGCAATGGGAGGGGCCTGGAGCACAGGTGAGGGGCACTCAGGGAGCCCTGAGCCCAAAGAGCAGAGGGTTTTAGCTGAGGGCACCAGTGGGGAAGGAGGTGCTGAGGGCCTTCTGGACCCTGAAGGGCAACTAGAGCACAGGGGAGCCCCAGGCCTCCAAGCTCCCTGGGGAATGTCAGAGGTGATAGAGCCAGTGTTGGAAAGTGAGGATAAGGCCCCAAGGGGTGGCCAAGCCCTCCCTGAGGTCACCTTGAGGTTGGAGACATCTAAGGGTGAGTTTGTTTCTGGAGCTGAGCAAGGACTGGAGTTGGAGGACCCAGGCCACTTGGCCAGAAAGGAGGTGATGGAGCCACTCCTAGGGGGAGAAGATTTAGAGGCAAAGAGGGAGCAGGACTTGGAAGGGTCTGGAAAGGACCTAGAGGGGGCAGCTGCTCTGGAGCTAGAGCTTCCCATAGTGCTCAGGAAGAGCAGAGACCCTCTGGAGTCTCACGGGGCTAGGAAGGAGTTGGAGCCTGAGGCCCCCAGGGGAGCAAAGGAGGTGTTCCCTGCTGAGACCTTGTCCCATGATGAAAGTGACACCCCTCAATCCAGGCCCCTGGGGTCAGAGGAAGCTGAGAAAGATGTGGAACCAGTGCTAGGGCCCTCCAGCCCAAGGCCCACTGAGTCCTGCTTACTCACCCTAATCCCTGAAGATGCCCCTGGGCCCCGGCCCCTGGCTGAAGGGAGCCAGGAGGCTAGTTGGAGGCTAGAGGGCAGTGCCCTGGAAAAAGTGGAGGGTGAGAAGGAGGAGTTGGGGCCTGGGGGTCTCCCTGAGGGCCTCCAGGATgagggggaggagagcagagatgAGAGCGAGGCTGATGAGCTAGGGGAGACCCTTCCTGACTCCACTCCCCTGGCCGTCTACCTCAGGTCCCCTGCCTCACCCAAGTGGGACCTAGCTGAAGAGCAGAGGCCCTCTCCTCAAGGGGAGACCACAAAAGAAGGCTGGGATCCCACTGTTCTGACCCCTGAGGGTCATGGTGCTCgcccagaggaggaggaagaggaagaggaggaggaggaggggggagaagaagATGAGGAATGTGGCCAGGACTCTGACCTGTCGGAAGAATTTGAGGACGTGGGAACTGAGGGTTCTGTCCCTCCTGGGGTCGCCAGGGAATTGATGGAACCTCTGGGCCAGGTGTCCCAGCTGGTACTGGAGCCTGCAGCCTGGGGTCAGGATGGGGAGTCTGATgggtttgcagatgaggaagagagtggggaagagggagaagaggaagaggaggggaaaggggcaggggtgggacagTGGGGCCCAGGGCCCTCTGTTGGCAGCCTCGCTGCCCTGAGTGGCCCTCAGACTGGGAACCTCCTGGGGTCTGGGACTGTGAATGTCAGCATCCGCTGGGATGATGGCTTGAGGGGTGCAGCGGCTGATCCCCCCATGACTGTCTTGGAGACTGAGTCCCAGGACAGCACGGAGCCCTCTGGCTCAGAGGAAGAGTGTGCTCCCTTGGAGAGGGAGCACCAAGTGTCTGGCCCTCTGGGGACCCTCAGTGGGACAGAGGACACCCTTGGTGTCAATGGTCAAGGCCCCAGCTTGAAGAAGGAGTTGGAGCATGTGAATGGGGGGATGGTGGACCAGTTAGAGCAGTCTGacagagtggggcaggggagactgGAGGCCCTTGAGGGGTACCGAGGGACCcctttggaggaggaggaggcgggtgCCCTGAAG
The sequence above is drawn from the Desmodus rotundus isolate HL8 chromosome 12, HLdesRot8A.1, whole genome shotgun sequence genome and encodes:
- the NES gene encoding nestin, which gives rise to MEGCLGEESFQMWELNRRLEAYLARVKALEERYELLSTELEGLRAQSGDASWRARADDELAALRALVDQRWREKHAAEVARDSLEEEVESVAGRCQLQRLARERMAEEVARSRRALEAEKCAQAWLSSRVVELERELEALRAEHEEERAGLSVPAAGPPCRPSPTRGPQGPGPEVEELARRLGEAWRGAVRDYQERVARMETALGQARQRLGSVVQGARKGRLELQQLQTERGGLQDRRAALVQRLEGCWQERLRATEKFQLAVQALEQEKQDLQTQIAQVLEGRQQLSRLKMSLSLEVATYRTLLEAENSRLQVPGCGSKSSFSIQDPKLVLHFPGTPEGRCLGPLLSVLSPTPLSSPLPDTLEAPVPAFLKSQEFLQAHTPTLASTPIPPTPQAPCPATDGDIRAQDAPLSVLQPQVGRQQVPQATQPEADIASTASILPGPEESGEKQQEASIGQSPEDHTSLAPPLTPDHPSLEAKDGEPSETRVSSRFQEEGEGQMWELAQKEIATEVKVLSSLQQQTQQEEGDLDMREIQETLEKETLKSLKEEIQEPLMFLEKHSHETLRSLEKNQELLKSLEEKDMEVVRTLEKETVELLKPIGKEDPQPLQSPEKENQELMRSSEGNLETFLYSEEENQELVRSLEGENLLESLRALEKQSQEPLRSLEEEDPKTLRTLEKESPASLKSLEEENRETCKPLEKENQEPLKSLEQEEQEKMRPLEKETQQLLKSPGEEDQMTLRPLEKVKLEPLKSLGKDQGIFRPLKKENQESLISLEGESVEAVRCLETDNLEPLKSSGEDLDILKSTETQEPLWSLEEKNWETIKPLEKEIQEPLGYVEENQESLKPLEKENQESLRSLGNLRTPEEVDKESQRFLQEEESLEKGESQESLRSLEEEGQELLLSANQQRWEDMAVGDQKLDQEMPSGTAGVDNEDEAELALREWDGFSGKEESAEEGELQLPSPAMGGAWSTGEGHSGSPEPKEQRVLAEGTSGEGGAEGLLDPEGQLEHRGAPGLQAPWGMSEVIEPVLESEDKAPRGGQALPEVTLRLETSKGEFVSGAEQGLELEDPGHLARKEVMEPLLGGEDLEAKREQDLEGSGKDLEGAAALELELPIVLRKSRDPLESHGARKELEPEAPRGAKEVFPAETLSHDESDTPQSRPLGSEEAEKDVEPVLGPSSPRPTESCLLTLIPEDAPGPRPLAEGSQEASWRLEGSALEKVEGEKEELGPGGLPEGLQDEGEESRDESEADELGETLPDSTPLAVYLRSPASPKWDLAEEQRPSPQGETTKEGWDPTVLTPEGHGARPEEEEEEEEEEEGGEEDEECGQDSDLSEEFEDVGTEGSVPPGVARELMEPLGQVSQLVLEPAAWGQDGESDGFADEEESGEEGEEEEEGKGAGVGQWGPGPSVGSLAALSGPQTGNLLGSGTVNVSIRWDDGLRGAAADPPMTVLETESQDSTEPSGSEEECAPLEREHQVSGPLGTLSGTEDTLGVNGQGPSLKKELEHVNGGMVDQLEQSDRVGQGRLEALEGYRGTPLEEEEAGALKTPWAGAPLHLGPGQLLKFTQREGDGDSWSSGED